One stretch of Marinobacterium iners DNA includes these proteins:
- the ccmA gene encoding cytochrome c biogenesis heme-transporting ATPase CcmA — MSEPLLKVSQLYCERDDRVLFSHLDFALSAGEIVQIEGQNGSGKTTLLRILCGLSRNYEGEILWRGEPVQDVREQFCREMLYFGHQAGVKAVLTPEENLRWYAALQPSIAAADIQAALERVGLRGYEDVPCHSLSAGQNRRVSLARLYLSRAPLWILDEPFTAIDKQGVAAKEKLLLEHARRGGSVILTTHHELGIEGPVRKINLDQLAGTSA; from the coding sequence TTGTCTGAACCCCTGCTCAAAGTAAGTCAGTTGTACTGTGAACGCGATGATCGGGTACTGTTCAGTCATCTTGATTTTGCGCTGTCTGCTGGCGAAATTGTTCAGATCGAAGGTCAGAATGGCAGCGGCAAGACTACGCTGCTGCGTATTCTCTGTGGTCTGTCACGCAATTATGAAGGCGAGATTCTCTGGCGGGGTGAGCCGGTTCAGGATGTGCGTGAGCAGTTTTGTCGTGAGATGCTCTATTTTGGTCACCAGGCAGGGGTCAAGGCGGTACTGACGCCTGAAGAAAACCTGCGCTGGTATGCTGCCCTGCAGCCCAGTATTGCCGCAGCCGATATTCAGGCGGCTCTGGAGCGGGTGGGGCTGCGCGGTTACGAAGATGTTCCCTGTCATTCGCTTTCGGCCGGGCAAAATAGACGCGTCAGTCTGGCCAGATTGTATCTCAGTCGTGCACCACTTTGGATTCTGGACGAACCCTTTACTGCGATCGACAAGCAAGGGGTGGCAGCCAAGGAAAAACTGTTGCTTGAGCATGCCCGCCGAGGTGGTAGCGTGATTTTGACGACGCATCACGAGCTGGGCATCGAGGGGCCGGTACGTAAAATCAATCTTGATCAGCTGGCGGGAACTTCAGCATGA
- the ccmE gene encoding cytochrome c maturation protein CcmE, whose translation MTPKRKQRLIIVMFILVGVSVSVGLTLFALNQNINLFYSPTQIVSGEAPQNTRIRAGGMVVDGSVKRDPDSLFVQFDITDYDKTVTVEYVGILPDLFREGQGIVAQGTLNERGVLNAAEVLAKHDENYMPPEVAEALAKAGKMPMPEGQEFNK comes from the coding sequence ATGACCCCAAAACGCAAACAGCGTCTGATAATTGTGATGTTCATTCTGGTAGGTGTAAGCGTGTCCGTAGGGCTGACGCTTTTTGCACTGAACCAGAACATCAATCTGTTCTACTCACCCACCCAGATCGTCTCAGGTGAAGCACCTCAAAATACACGTATTCGTGCCGGTGGGATGGTGGTGGATGGCAGCGTCAAACGTGATCCCGATTCACTGTTCGTGCAATTTGACATTACCGACTATGACAAGACCGTGACGGTTGAATATGTTGGCATCCTGCCGGACCTGTTCCGTGAAGGGCAGGGAATTGTGGCTCAGGGCACGCTGAATGAGCGTGGTGTCCTGAATGCGGCTGAAGTTCTGGCCAAGCATGATGAAAACTACATGCCCCCCGAAGTGGCCGAAGCGCTGGCGAAGGCTGGTAAAATGCCGATGCCTGAGGGACAGGAGTTCAATAAATGA
- the motD gene encoding flagellar motor protein MotD — protein sequence MPRRRRPEADLRTDRWMISWADFVTLLFAFFVVMYGLSSVHEEKYRQLAQSLSEVFRAEGGSQVVSPDGGEGLLPGRGQQMQVPPVTVQAPDAEQTQALEQLQRQAEEQFRDWIEDGSVQVTGNALWIAIELNASLLFESGDALPVIEAEPLLQQVAALAAGRDNPVHVEGFTDNRPISTDRFPSNWELSAARAAAVVRMLQLQGVNPERMAAVGYGEYQPAYSNRTEEGRQRNRRLVIVIARDERVRRLVQAFGSQRVSEDAVRALLTADENEVTGEPPALEQVDTESGILFRQARPEQQQEQ from the coding sequence ATGCCAAGACGTCGCCGGCCTGAAGCTGACCTGCGAACAGATCGCTGGATGATTTCCTGGGCGGACTTTGTCACCCTGCTGTTTGCATTTTTTGTGGTGATGTATGGTTTGTCCAGCGTGCATGAAGAAAAGTATCGACAATTGGCGCAGTCCCTTTCCGAGGTGTTTCGGGCCGAAGGTGGTAGCCAGGTCGTATCGCCGGATGGCGGAGAGGGGCTGTTGCCTGGGCGTGGACAGCAAATGCAGGTTCCGCCGGTAACCGTACAAGCACCGGATGCGGAGCAAACGCAGGCACTGGAGCAGTTGCAGCGCCAAGCTGAGGAGCAGTTCCGTGACTGGATTGAAGACGGCAGTGTACAAGTCACTGGCAACGCCTTGTGGATCGCCATTGAGCTGAATGCCAGTTTGCTGTTTGAAAGTGGCGACGCACTGCCGGTGATCGAGGCAGAGCCGCTGTTACAGCAGGTTGCTGCACTTGCTGCAGGCAGGGATAATCCCGTGCATGTGGAAGGCTTCACCGATAATCGGCCGATCAGTACTGACCGCTTTCCGTCCAATTGGGAGCTGTCTGCGGCCCGGGCAGCTGCGGTGGTCCGCATGCTGCAGTTACAGGGCGTTAACCCCGAACGAATGGCAGCGGTGGGTTACGGTGAGTACCAGCCTGCCTACAGTAACCGAACCGAAGAGGGGCGGCAGCGCAATCGGCGTCTGGTAATTGTGATCGCACGGGATGAGCGTGTCCGCCGCCTCGTACAGGCCTTTGGCAGTCAGCGAGTCAGTGAAGATGCGGTGCGTGCACTGTTGACCGCTGACGAGAACGAAGTGACAGGCGAGCCGCCTGCACTGGAACAGGTCGATACTGAGTCCGGTATTCTGTTTCGGCAGGCACGACCGGAGCAACAACAGGAACAATAA
- the ccmB gene encoding heme exporter protein CcmB — MRREFLLSFRRKSDLANPLIFFLMVATLFPLGVSPESGFLAQLAPGVVWVAALLATLLSMDALFRSDYEDGSLEQLLLSPQPLFVVVLAKVSAHWCMTGLALTVMAPLLAVMLFLPAEGMPGLMLSLLLGTPTLSLVGAIGAALTVGLKKGGVLISLLVLPLYIPVLIFGSSAVQAAVTGLPLGGYLALLGALLALALALAPLAIAAALRISISS, encoded by the coding sequence ATGCGGCGCGAGTTTCTACTCTCGTTCAGACGAAAAAGTGACCTGGCGAACCCGCTGATCTTTTTTCTCATGGTGGCGACGCTGTTCCCGCTGGGGGTGAGTCCTGAATCCGGCTTTCTGGCTCAGCTAGCACCCGGGGTTGTATGGGTGGCTGCCCTGCTGGCAACCCTGCTGTCGATGGATGCCCTGTTTCGCTCGGACTATGAGGACGGCTCGCTGGAACAGCTGCTGCTTAGCCCACAGCCGCTGTTTGTGGTGGTGCTGGCGAAAGTCAGTGCCCACTGGTGCATGACCGGGTTGGCACTGACCGTGATGGCGCCCCTGCTGGCCGTGATGCTGTTTTTGCCTGCTGAAGGGATGCCAGGGCTGATGTTGAGCCTGCTTTTGGGAACACCCACGCTCAGCTTGGTGGGGGCTATCGGTGCTGCTTTGACGGTAGGGCTGAAAAAGGGCGGTGTATTGATCTCACTGCTGGTCTTGCCGCTGTATATCCCGGTACTGATCTTTGGTTCCAGTGCTGTGCAGGCTGCCGTAACGGGGTTGCCGCTGGGAGGATACCTCGCGCTTTTGGGCGCGCTGCTGGCGCTTGCGCTGGCGCTTGCGCCACTGGCTATTGCGGCCGCATTGCGGATCTCAATCAGTAGTTAA
- a CDS encoding DUF2802 domain-containing protein: MNIANGLGPGVAEYTSILLLVLTLTAVLSAVICVYVLVRIKRQERQQQALINVLRNEIRAMTNGSIGMGKRLLAIERTLNITVEKQQELENRDPGVLAYNQAAKLMEMGASVDDLVRNCGIGRPEAELMALLHRELHTTQMLPEQHQRH, from the coding sequence GTGAACATTGCTAATGGGCTGGGACCGGGTGTGGCCGAATATACGTCGATACTGTTGCTTGTGCTGACACTGACAGCTGTTCTGTCAGCGGTGATCTGCGTCTATGTACTGGTGCGCATCAAGCGGCAGGAGCGGCAGCAGCAGGCGCTGATCAATGTACTGCGGAATGAAATTCGCGCCATGACCAACGGCTCGATCGGCATGGGCAAACGCCTGCTGGCGATAGAGCGTACGCTCAACATAACGGTTGAGAAACAGCAGGAGCTGGAGAACCGTGATCCGGGCGTGCTGGCCTACAATCAGGCCGCCAAGCTTATGGAAATGGGGGCGTCGGTGGATGATCTGGTGCGCAACTGCGGTATCGGTCGTCCCGAAGCAGAGCTTATGGCGTTGCTTCACCGCGAGCTTCACACGACTCAAATGTTGCCGGAACAACATCAACGTCACTAG
- a CDS encoding chemotaxis protein CheW, with protein MADQKKVVFEYLEALLQDPQADEEKAVAEDKMETGAATAVEPDAVNPPIAEDEQPAEDESVVDESVIATEDEVVEVVQPTVEITPADSVIQESEPSLLEPEPEPEPEPEPEPEPEPEPEPEPEPEPEPEPEPEPEPEPEPEPGLAPEPVIPKVASGEEMNCILLDMHGLKLAVPFDYVEGALQLESLSLRLDGPEWVLGRFGEEPAWTQVVDTARWLIPERYKPEYSKYAEVIILKGRRWAIACDELVKSIRVDTRQINWHQDKSHRSWLLGTYMPERCAILDIDQLLLEFEACSV; from the coding sequence ATGGCAGACCAGAAAAAAGTTGTATTTGAGTACCTCGAGGCACTTTTGCAGGACCCTCAGGCTGACGAAGAGAAGGCTGTTGCAGAAGATAAAATGGAAACGGGTGCAGCGACTGCAGTTGAGCCCGATGCCGTTAATCCGCCGATAGCTGAAGACGAACAGCCAGCAGAGGATGAGTCTGTTGTAGATGAGTCTGTTATAGCAACGGAAGATGAAGTGGTTGAGGTCGTGCAACCGACGGTAGAGATCACGCCTGCTGATTCCGTTATACAGGAAAGCGAGCCATCATTGCTCGAACCCGAACCCGAACCCGAACCCGAACCCGAACCCGAACCCGAACCCGAACCCGAACCCGAACCCGAACCCGAACCGGAACCGGAACCCGAACCGGAACCGGAACCGGAACCCGAACCGGAACCCGAGCCCGGTCTCGCACCTGAACCCGTTATACCGAAGGTGGCTTCAGGTGAGGAGATGAATTGCATACTGCTCGATATGCACGGCCTGAAGCTGGCGGTACCGTTCGACTATGTGGAAGGGGCTCTGCAGCTGGAGTCGCTTTCACTGAGGCTTGATGGGCCGGAATGGGTCCTTGGCCGTTTCGGTGAAGAACCGGCCTGGACGCAGGTCGTGGACACTGCACGCTGGCTGATACCGGAGCGCTACAAACCGGAATACTCCAAGTATGCCGAGGTGATTATCCTGAAAGGCCGCCGTTGGGCCATTGCCTGTGATGAGTTGGTCAAGTCGATACGTGTCGATACCCGTCAGATCAACTGGCATCAGGACAAAAGTCACCGCTCATGGCTGCTGGGTACCTACATGCCTGAGCGTTGTGCCATACTGGACATCGATCAACTGTTGCTCGAGTTTGAAGCCTGCAGTGTCTGA
- a CDS encoding heme ABC transporter permease: MADKKWLPRWFFQLASPRWCYQITGRLLPWFLLATLILLAGGTVWSLLFAPADYQQGNSFRIIYLHVPSAILAQSAYMLMAVAGAIGLIWKMKMADMVLKSAAPIGASMAVLALATGAIWGKPTWGSWWVWDARLTSMLILLFLYLGIMALNSAIENESTAAQASAVLALVGVVNIPIIKYSVEWWNTLHQPATFKLTEKPAMPPDMWLPLLVMVIGFYCFFAVSLMQRLRNEIIWRERRASWVRELLNKQ; the protein is encoded by the coding sequence ATGGCTGACAAAAAATGGTTGCCGCGCTGGTTCTTCCAGCTTGCTTCACCTCGGTGGTGTTATCAGATCACCGGACGTCTATTGCCCTGGTTTCTGCTGGCAACCCTGATACTGCTGGCAGGGGGGACTGTCTGGTCGCTGTTGTTTGCCCCGGCAGACTATCAGCAGGGCAACAGTTTCCGCATCATCTATCTGCATGTCCCATCGGCCATTCTGGCGCAGTCGGCCTATATGTTGATGGCGGTAGCCGGAGCCATTGGTCTGATCTGGAAAATGAAGATGGCCGATATGGTACTCAAGTCGGCCGCACCGATCGGCGCCTCTATGGCAGTACTGGCGTTGGCCACCGGCGCAATCTGGGGTAAGCCCACCTGGGGCTCATGGTGGGTCTGGGATGCACGCCTGACCTCCATGCTGATTCTGCTGTTTCTCTACTTGGGCATAATGGCACTGAACTCTGCGATCGAAAACGAGTCAACTGCTGCTCAGGCATCGGCCGTGCTGGCGCTGGTCGGGGTGGTCAATATCCCGATTATCAAGTATTCGGTGGAGTGGTGGAATACGCTGCATCAGCCAGCCACGTTCAAACTGACAGAAAAACCGGCCATGCCGCCGGATATGTGGCTGCCGCTGCTGGTCATGGTGATTGGCTTTTACTGTTTTTTTGCAGTCAGCCTGATGCAGCGGCTGCGTAACGAAATAATCTGGCGCGAACGTCGTGCCAGTTGGGTTCGCGAACTACTGAATAAGCAGTGA
- a CDS encoding flagellar motor protein, with the protein MWVLLGLLLSTVAILGANYLEGGQLQALLNLPAALIVLGGTCGAALVQTPKNLLLRTLHLVRLALSDPQPHHADGISQLVHWCITARRKGLLALENELTGVDDPLIRNGLQLLADGKSVELIRATLEVELVAREQRDYQAARVIESMGGYAPTLGIIGAVLGLIQVMVNLEDPALLGAGIATAFVATIYGIALANLLLLPLAGKMRQIIDSRSLYQEMMLEGLLFIAEGQGPKSVQLRLQGYLERSDAKTSPA; encoded by the coding sequence ATGTGGGTGCTGCTGGGCCTGTTGCTCAGTACGGTCGCCATCCTGGGGGCCAACTACCTTGAAGGTGGCCAACTGCAGGCGCTGCTTAACCTGCCTGCTGCTCTCATCGTGCTGGGCGGGACCTGCGGTGCCGCGCTGGTACAAACACCCAAAAACCTGTTGCTGCGCACCCTGCATTTGGTGCGGCTGGCACTGAGCGACCCTCAGCCACATCATGCCGACGGGATCAGTCAGCTGGTGCATTGGTGTATCACGGCCCGTCGCAAAGGTTTGTTGGCGCTTGAGAACGAGCTGACGGGCGTTGACGATCCGCTGATACGAAACGGTTTGCAGTTGCTGGCTGACGGCAAGTCGGTTGAGTTGATCCGCGCCACTCTGGAGGTAGAGCTGGTGGCTCGTGAGCAGCGAGACTACCAGGCCGCTCGTGTTATCGAAAGCATGGGTGGGTATGCCCCGACCCTCGGTATCATCGGTGCCGTGCTGGGGTTGATTCAGGTGATGGTGAATCTTGAAGATCCTGCTCTGCTGGGTGCCGGCATAGCTACCGCTTTCGTGGCAACCATCTATGGTATTGCACTGGCCAACCTGCTACTGCTGCCACTGGCCGGTAAAATGCGCCAGATCATTGACAGTCGTAGCCTGTATCAGGAGATGATGCTCGAAGGGCTCTTGTTCATTGCGGAAGGACAGGGGCCAAAGAGCGTGCAGCTACGCCTGCAGGGTTACCTGGAGCGGTCAGATGCCAAGACGTCGCCGGCCTGA
- a CDS encoding ParA family protein, whose amino-acid sequence MQVWAVSNQKGGVGKTTTAITLAGLLAEVGYRVLLVDLDPHGSMTSYFRYDPDELEHSVYDLFEQIQVDSERVHGLILDTSHESIKLIPASTALATLERKAVAQEGMGLQVAKALRHLKAEYDFVIMDSPPVLGVLMVNALAACNHLLVPVQTEFLALKGLERMVRTIEMINRARKNKLAYTIVPTFYDRRTQASVSSLRELHHRYPDHISNAVVPVDTKFRNASLKGLVPSSLDAGSRGVHAYARLLRSLLERRKQG is encoded by the coding sequence ATGCAGGTATGGGCAGTCTCAAATCAGAAAGGCGGGGTGGGCAAGACGACAACCGCTATCACCCTGGCAGGTCTGCTGGCAGAGGTCGGATATCGGGTGCTGCTGGTGGACCTGGATCCCCATGGCTCCATGACCAGCTATTTCCGCTATGACCCGGATGAGCTCGAACACAGCGTTTACGACCTGTTTGAGCAGATTCAGGTGGATTCCGAACGGGTGCATGGACTGATTCTCGACACATCCCATGAAAGCATCAAGCTCATACCCGCCTCTACCGCCCTGGCCACGCTGGAGCGAAAGGCTGTCGCCCAGGAGGGCATGGGACTGCAGGTGGCGAAAGCACTGCGACACCTGAAAGCCGAGTATGATTTTGTGATTATGGACAGCCCGCCGGTGTTGGGAGTGTTGATGGTCAATGCGTTGGCTGCCTGCAATCACCTGTTGGTGCCTGTCCAGACCGAGTTTCTGGCCCTTAAGGGGCTGGAACGAATGGTCAGAACCATTGAAATGATCAATCGTGCGCGCAAGAACAAGCTTGCCTATACCATTGTGCCCACTTTCTATGACCGTCGCACGCAGGCGTCCGTCAGTAGTCTTCGCGAGCTGCACCACCGCTACCCTGATCATATTTCCAATGCAGTTGTACCGGTTGATACCAAATTCAGAAATGCCAGCCTGAAGGGGCTGGTGCCGTCGTCACTCGATGCAGGTAGCCGTGGCGTGCACGCGTATGCGCGCCTCCTGCGCAGCCTGCTTGAACGGCGTAAACAGGGGTGA
- a CDS encoding EscU/YscU/HrcU family type III secretion system export apparatus switch protein, with amino-acid sequence MSEHNPKRSAVALRYDQAKGTAPKIVAKGRGLIAEQILALAQEHDIHIHESPELIEVLIRLELGEEIPEALYRAIAEVIAFAYGLKQSGSNI; translated from the coding sequence ATGAGCGAGCATAACCCGAAACGCAGTGCCGTAGCCCTGCGCTATGACCAGGCAAAAGGGACCGCACCGAAGATAGTGGCCAAGGGCAGAGGCCTGATCGCCGAGCAGATACTGGCACTAGCTCAGGAGCATGACATCCATATCCATGAAAGCCCTGAGCTGATCGAGGTATTGATTCGTCTGGAATTGGGTGAGGAAATACCTGAGGCACTGTATCGTGCCATCGCGGAAGTGATTGCCTTCGCCTACGGGCTCAAGCAGTCAGGCAGCAACATCTAG
- the ccmD gene encoding heme exporter protein CcmD, translating to MSFNSVSEFLAMGGHGLYVWLSYGLGAGVIVANLILPKLSRNRLLAEQKRRLRREETA from the coding sequence GTGAGTTTCAACAGTGTCTCCGAGTTTCTGGCCATGGGTGGACATGGTCTCTATGTTTGGCTCAGCTACGGTTTGGGGGCAGGCGTGATTGTAGCCAACCTGATCCTGCCGAAGTTGAGTCGTAACCGTCTGTTGGCGGAACAAAAACGCCGCCTGCGCCGGGAGGAAACCGCATGA
- a CDS encoding flagellar hook-length control protein FliK has protein sequence MLTPTTSSTTPAAGTSKGGSADSLLPAAGRELAATVRSVAASGGNAAVFRIQVEINSRLLELTTQAPLTQGDRIVLQRGNTGELQIRLPAPAQPNVQGNTTPAAQSSMTLQLTSSDGARLQQLLPLNVPRNAQVTGSEPVIPRQPAAATSPQPGAGTTPAETSAKPAAAYLQPPGGNTSQGATQGNAATTSGNNSSLQGRTQPTGNAPTPARSESPAAQATIIGSRQPDSVAKTQPQPGTGTTPAETSAKPAAAYPQPPGGNTSQGATQGNAATTSGNNSSLQGRTQPTGNAPTPARSESPAAQATSGSRQSAGVANPQPQLGTGTAPAETATKPTADSPQPPPGGNVSQRANAAATSGNNSPLRGQTQPTGNAPTPARSESPAAQATIIGSRQPDSVAKTQPQPGTGTAPAETAAKPTAAYSQPPGGNASQGATQGNAPATSGNNSPLQGQTQPTSNAQTPARSESPAAQATSGSRQPDSVANTQPQPGTGTAPAETAAKPTAAYPQPTGGNTSQGATQGNAPATSGNNSPLQGQTQPTSNAPTPARSESPAAQAISGSRQPAGVADPQLQLGTGAAPAETAARPTTDSIQPSPGGNVSQGATRGNAPATSMNNSPLQGQTQPTGNAPTPARSESPAAQATSGSRQPASAVTGQPPSSATPSSQATQMSPSGTISSQVQVYSAQLQSSAVNQVSTATSATTPTNQPPAAQAQTAGSEARPVAPAPTTQATSPDTAAKTQTAPADSTARASTSASPAVQTAQTTTQPSVSHTGQALLQTLGKQVPVQADNHMIRLNLNNQTLNLISPKPLLSGQQVVLTRVSEQQVNLQPVPIPTTPSQEATAQQQMQLALREALPRQIPFGDALNQLVQLSQSPAGRSQGAIGQLVQSMLSMFSVSPGSADAEQAIQRNLQQGGLLTESRLAQGGGTERGATPDLKQQLGQLLKAAEQLPPDARQQMTRLVEALQARSTTQQVSSLQGWKDQPDGTQERVYRLDLPIRQADQHDNAELTITEQRRRSSNGEVETLWGVALHFDLEQHGSVDARLSLSEEWRLQVQLWAEQASTLRQIERRLDDFSDGLHRKGFLVETLQARQGRQSQPELTDVQRRLVDVHT, from the coding sequence GTGTTAACACCCACCACCAGTTCTACCACACCTGCAGCCGGTACCAGCAAGGGCGGCAGTGCTGACAGTCTTCTGCCCGCGGCTGGGCGTGAACTGGCAGCGACTGTTCGTAGCGTAGCGGCCAGCGGGGGTAACGCGGCTGTTTTCCGTATTCAGGTGGAGATCAACAGCCGCCTGCTGGAATTGACTACCCAGGCTCCTTTGACACAGGGAGATCGCATCGTACTGCAGCGGGGTAATACGGGCGAGTTGCAGATTCGTTTGCCCGCACCAGCGCAGCCAAACGTTCAAGGCAACACCACCCCGGCCGCGCAAAGCAGCATGACGCTGCAGTTGACCTCATCCGATGGTGCTCGCCTGCAACAGCTGTTACCCCTGAACGTGCCTCGAAATGCGCAGGTAACCGGGTCTGAGCCCGTTATCCCACGCCAGCCTGCCGCTGCAACCAGCCCTCAACCAGGAGCAGGAACAACGCCAGCCGAAACTTCTGCCAAACCGGCTGCCGCCTATCTCCAACCACCCGGTGGCAATACCTCACAAGGGGCAACTCAAGGCAATGCAGCCACCACAAGCGGGAACAACAGTTCGCTGCAAGGTCGGACACAACCGACCGGCAATGCACCAACACCTGCACGCAGCGAAAGCCCTGCTGCGCAGGCAACCATCATCGGTTCACGTCAGCCTGACAGCGTAGCCAAAACTCAACCTCAACCCGGAACAGGAACAACGCCAGCCGAAACTTCTGCCAAACCGGCTGCCGCCTATCCCCAACCACCCGGTGGCAATACCTCACAAGGGGCAACTCAAGGCAATGCAGCCACCACAAGCGGGAACAACAGTTCGCTGCAAGGTCGGACACAACCGACCGGCAATGCACCAACACCTGCACGCAGCGAAAGCCCTGCTGCGCAGGCAACCAGCGGTTCACGTCAGTCTGCCGGCGTAGCCAACCCTCAACCTCAACTCGGAACAGGAACAGCCCCAGCCGAAACGGCTACCAAACCGACCGCAGACTCTCCCCAGCCGCCACCCGGCGGCAATGTCTCACAAAGGGCCAATGCAGCCGCCACAAGCGGGAACAACAGTCCGCTGCGGGGCCAGACTCAACCGACCGGGAATGCACCAACCCCTGCCCGCAGCGAAAGCCCCGCTGCGCAGGCAACCATCATCGGTTCACGTCAGCCTGACAGCGTAGCCAAAACTCAACCTCAACCCGGAACAGGAACAGCGCCAGCCGAAACGGCTGCCAAACCGACCGCAGCCTATTCCCAGCCACCCGGTGGCAATGCCTCACAAGGGGCAACTCAAGGCAATGCACCCGCCACAAGCGGGAACAACAGTCCGCTGCAGGGTCAGACGCAGCCGACCAGCAATGCGCAAACTCCTGCCCGCAGCGAAAGCCCTGCTGCACAGGCAACCAGCGGTTCACGTCAGCCTGACAGCGTAGCCAACACTCAACCTCAACCCGGAACAGGAACAGCGCCAGCCGAAACGGCTGCCAAACCGACCGCAGCCTATCCCCAGCCCACCGGTGGCAATACCTCACAAGGGGCAACTCAAGGCAATGCACCCGCCACAAGCGGGAACAACAGTCCGCTGCAGGGTCAGACGCAGCCGACCAGCAATGCGCCAACTCCTGCCCGCAGCGAAAGCCCTGCTGCACAGGCTATCAGCGGTTCACGTCAGCCTGCCGGCGTAGCCGACCCTCAACTTCAACTCGGAACAGGAGCAGCGCCAGCCGAAACGGCTGCCAGACCGACCACAGACTCTATCCAGCCGTCACCCGGCGGCAATGTCTCACAAGGAGCTACTCGAGGCAATGCACCCGCCACAAGCATGAACAACAGTCCGCTGCAGGGTCAGACGCAGCCGACCGGGAATGCACCAACCCCTGCACGCAGCGAAAGCCCTGCTGCGCAGGCAACCAGCGGTTCACGTCAACCTGCCAGTGCAGTGACAGGCCAGCCCCCTTCTTCGGCAACACCGTCATCACAGGCCACACAGATGTCCCCCTCGGGGACAATAAGCTCACAGGTGCAGGTATACTCGGCTCAGCTACAGTCATCCGCGGTCAATCAGGTCAGTACCGCCACCTCAGCAACCACGCCGACGAACCAGCCCCCTGCAGCACAGGCGCAAACGGCAGGTTCTGAGGCTCGCCCGGTGGCGCCTGCACCCACCACACAGGCCACTTCACCCGACACCGCAGCCAAAACTCAGACTGCACCAGCCGACAGTACCGCGCGCGCTTCGACATCTGCTTCCCCGGCTGTCCAGACAGCTCAAACAACTACTCAGCCCAGCGTCAGCCATACGGGACAGGCTCTACTGCAAACGCTTGGCAAACAGGTCCCGGTACAAGCCGACAACCATATGATCCGGCTTAATCTCAACAACCAGACACTCAACCTGATCAGCCCAAAACCCCTGCTCAGCGGGCAGCAGGTGGTCCTGACTCGAGTGAGTGAACAGCAGGTCAACCTGCAACCAGTCCCTATACCCACAACCCCGTCCCAGGAAGCCACGGCACAACAGCAGATGCAACTGGCACTACGCGAAGCATTGCCTCGCCAGATCCCGTTTGGAGATGCCCTGAACCAATTGGTTCAGCTGAGTCAAAGCCCGGCCGGTCGCAGTCAGGGGGCCATTGGCCAGCTGGTGCAGTCGATGTTAAGCATGTTCTCGGTCAGCCCAGGCAGTGCCGATGCCGAACAGGCAATTCAGCGCAACCTGCAGCAGGGTGGCCTGTTGACCGAATCCAGACTGGCTCAAGGGGGGGGTACTGAGCGCGGCGCAACGCCGGACCTGAAGCAGCAACTAGGCCAACTGCTGAAAGCAGCGGAACAACTGCCACCGGATGCACGCCAGCAAATGACACGTCTGGTGGAAGCCCTTCAGGCTCGCAGCACAACCCAGCAGGTCAGCAGTTTGCAAGGGTGGAAGGACCAGCCAGACGGTACTCAGGAGCGTGTCTACCGCCTTGACCTGCCGATCCGTCAGGCAGATCAACACGATAACGCTGAGCTGACCATAACCGAGCAGCGCAGGCGCAGCAGTAACGGTGAAGTCGAGACCCTTTGGGGTGTGGCTCTGCATTTCGATCTTGAACAACACGGCAGTGTCGATGCTCGTTTAAGCCTGAGTGAGGAGTGGCGCCTGCAGGTACAACTCTGGGCCGAGCAGGCTTCCACCCTGCGCCAGATTGAGCGCCGTCTCGACGATTTCAGCGATGGTTTGCATCGCAAGGGTTTTTTGGTTGAAACGCTACAGGCGCGCCAAGGGCGCCAAAGCCAACCTGAGCTGACTGACGTTCAGCGCCGACTGGTGGATGTACATACATGA